Proteins encoded by one window of Streptacidiphilus sp. PB12-B1b:
- a CDS encoding zinc-dependent alcohol dehydrogenase family protein, protein MKAAVISAPGVVAIESVDDPAPGPRDVVVKVSVCGLCGTDLHILQGEFAPTLPIVPGHEFAGEIVAVGAEVTGLATGDRVAVDPSLYCHECHYCRIGRNNLCERWAAIGVTVPGGAAEYAVAPAANCVKLPDHVRTEDAALIEPLSCAVRGYDILRSRLASHVLIYGSGTMGLMMLELAKRTGAASVDVVDINADRLATARLLGCSGTATSADEIQRPRGWDVVIDATGNEQAIQDALGRVGKGGTYLQFGVANYAARTTIEPYRIYNEEITITGSMAVLHSYERAADLFATGVLDPEVFISDRLPLDDYAAALQQFQAGKGRKILVTP, encoded by the coding sequence ATGAAAGCAGCCGTCATCAGCGCGCCCGGTGTCGTGGCCATCGAGTCGGTCGACGATCCCGCGCCCGGCCCCCGCGACGTCGTCGTCAAGGTCTCCGTGTGCGGCCTGTGCGGCACCGACCTGCACATCCTCCAGGGCGAGTTCGCCCCCACCCTGCCGATCGTCCCGGGGCACGAGTTCGCCGGTGAGATCGTCGCCGTCGGCGCCGAGGTCACCGGGCTGGCGACCGGCGACCGGGTCGCGGTCGACCCGTCGCTCTACTGCCACGAGTGCCACTACTGCCGCATCGGCCGCAACAACCTCTGCGAGCGCTGGGCCGCGATCGGGGTCACCGTGCCCGGCGGGGCCGCCGAGTACGCCGTCGCCCCCGCCGCCAACTGCGTCAAACTGCCCGACCACGTCCGCACCGAGGACGCCGCCCTCATAGAACCGCTCTCCTGCGCGGTGCGCGGCTACGACATCCTGCGCAGCAGGCTCGCCTCCCACGTGCTCATCTACGGCTCCGGCACGATGGGCCTGATGATGCTGGAACTGGCCAAGCGCACCGGCGCGGCAAGCGTGGACGTGGTCGACATCAACGCCGACCGGCTCGCCACCGCGCGGCTGCTGGGCTGCTCCGGGACCGCGACCTCGGCCGACGAGATCCAGCGCCCGCGCGGCTGGGACGTGGTCATCGACGCCACCGGCAACGAGCAGGCCATCCAGGACGCCCTGGGCAGGGTCGGCAAGGGCGGCACCTACCTGCAGTTCGGCGTGGCCAACTACGCTGCGCGCACCACCATCGAGCCCTACCGCATCTACAACGAGGAGATCACCATCACCGGCTCCATGGCCGTCCTGCACAGCTACGAACGCGCGGCGGACCTCTTCGCCACCGGCGTGCTGGACCCGGAGGTCTTCATCAGCGACCGGCTCCCGCTGGACGACTACGCCGCCGCGCTCCAGCAGTTCCAGGCGGGCAAGGGCCGCAAGATCCTGGTGACGCCCTGA